The following are from one region of the Pseudomonas putida genome:
- a CDS encoding ketoacyl-ACP synthase III, giving the protein MIGIKSIASYVPTAGLDNYVQGAKFGKDEAFMFGKIGASFLPRKAAEQETSDLCVEAAQALFASNPDLDPQSIDALIVVTQNGDEEGLPHTAAIVQSKLGLSTRVAAFDVSLGCSGYVYGLYAIKGFMEAAGLKNGLLITADPYSKIVDPEDRNTTMLFGDAATATWMGENAVWNLGQARFGTDGSGAEHLKVSDGKFFMNGRQVFNFALVKVPAHLHELLEASGLNSSDIDAFCIHQGSAAIVDAVARRFEEEHPEKFVKDMLETGNTVSSSVPLLLQKHMLDGSWKRVAISGFGVGLSWGSAILYRD; this is encoded by the coding sequence ATGATTGGCATCAAAAGCATCGCGAGTTACGTGCCCACCGCTGGCCTGGACAACTACGTCCAGGGTGCGAAATTCGGCAAGGACGAAGCGTTCATGTTCGGCAAGATCGGCGCCTCGTTCCTGCCACGCAAGGCCGCCGAGCAGGAAACCTCCGACCTGTGCGTGGAAGCCGCCCAGGCGCTGTTCGCCAGCAACCCCGACCTCGACCCGCAATCGATCGATGCGCTGATCGTGGTCACCCAGAACGGTGACGAAGAAGGCCTGCCGCACACCGCCGCCATCGTCCAGAGCAAGCTCGGCCTGTCTACCCGCGTGGCGGCGTTCGACGTGTCGCTGGGCTGCTCCGGTTACGTGTACGGCTTGTACGCCATCAAGGGCTTCATGGAAGCGGCGGGGCTGAAGAACGGCCTGCTGATCACCGCCGACCCGTATTCGAAGATCGTCGACCCGGAAGACCGCAACACCACCATGTTGTTCGGTGATGCCGCCACGGCTACCTGGATGGGTGAAAACGCGGTCTGGAACCTGGGCCAGGCGCGCTTCGGTACCGACGGTTCCGGTGCCGAGCACCTCAAGGTGAGCGATGGCAAGTTCTTCATGAACGGCCGCCAGGTGTTCAACTTCGCCCTGGTCAAGGTGCCGGCGCACCTGCACGAGCTGCTGGAGGCCAGCGGCCTGAACTCTTCGGATATCGATGCGTTCTGCATCCACCAGGGCAGTGCGGCGATTGTCGATGCCGTGGCCCGTCGCTTTGAAGAAGAGCATCCGGAGAAGTTCGTCAAGGATATGCTGGAAACCGGCAATACAGTGTCCTCCAGCGTGCCGTTGCTGTTGCAGAAGCACATGCTCGACGGCAGTTGGAAGCGCGTGGCGATCAGCGGCTTTGGCGTAGGCCTGTCGTGGGGTTCGGCCATCCTCTATCGCGACTGA
- a CDS encoding flagellar hook-associated protein 3 codes for MRISTAQFYESSANSYSKNFSSMNKTNDQVTSGIRIQTAADDPVGAARLLLLQQQQSLLDQYSGNINTVSNALLQEESVLATINDAMQRASELAIRAGGAGVTDSDRVAISTELKEIEANIFGLLNSRDANGDYMFGGSKSTSPPYVRNSDGTYSYHGDQTQLSLQVSDTLNLATNDTGFTIFDSASNKSRTQSTLLVPATDDGVVGVSPGLLTSSSSYNNSFTAGQPYKLTFTSATQYVITDANGNDVTAETPTNGTFDSKTEGANRIALRGVEFEITVTLEEGADADAAVAGREFSLAARPDTFNTTRSAGNTSSAQVTSSTVTDQAAYRSTFPSNGAVIKFTGPGSYEFYAQPMTADSKPVATGTFTAPALTVAGVTYQVSGAPQAGDQFAVTANTHQNQNVLETLSQLRAALDTPVTGTGQANALKDSVASAIANLASAREQVDITRGSIGARGNSLEIQRQENTSLGLANKTTQNAIGNTDMSQAAITLTLQQAMLEASQLAFSRISQLSLFNKL; via the coding sequence GTGCGTATTTCCACCGCTCAGTTCTATGAGTCCAGCGCCAACAGCTACTCCAAGAACTTCTCCAGCATGAACAAGACCAACGATCAGGTGACGTCGGGTATCCGCATCCAGACTGCGGCCGATGACCCGGTCGGCGCCGCGCGCCTGTTGCTGCTGCAACAGCAGCAGTCGCTGCTGGACCAGTACAGCGGCAACATCAATACGGTGAGCAATGCCCTGCTGCAGGAAGAGAGCGTGCTCGCCACCATCAACGATGCCATGCAGCGTGCCAGTGAACTGGCAATCCGCGCCGGTGGCGCCGGGGTTACCGACTCCGACCGCGTGGCCATCAGCACCGAGCTGAAAGAGATCGAGGCGAACATTTTCGGCCTGCTCAACTCACGCGATGCCAATGGCGACTACATGTTCGGCGGCTCCAAGAGCACCTCGCCACCCTATGTGCGCAACTCCGATGGCACCTACAGTTACCACGGTGACCAGACCCAGTTGAGCCTGCAGGTGTCCGACACCCTGAACCTGGCAACCAACGACACCGGCTTCACCATCTTCGATTCGGCCAGCAACAAGAGCCGCACCCAGTCGACCCTGCTGGTGCCGGCCACCGACGATGGCGTGGTCGGGGTATCGCCAGGCCTGCTGACCTCGAGCAGCAGCTACAACAACAGCTTCACTGCGGGCCAGCCGTACAAGCTGACCTTCACCAGCGCGACCCAGTACGTCATTACCGACGCCAATGGCAATGACGTCACCGCTGAAACCCCCACCAACGGTACCTTCGACAGCAAGACCGAAGGCGCCAACCGCATAGCCTTGCGTGGCGTGGAGTTCGAAATCACCGTCACCCTGGAGGAGGGCGCCGATGCCGACGCCGCCGTGGCGGGGCGTGAGTTCTCCTTGGCAGCGCGCCCGGACACGTTCAACACCACCCGCAGCGCTGGCAATACCTCCAGCGCCCAGGTCACCAGCAGCACCGTGACCGACCAGGCCGCGTATCGCAGCACTTTCCCCAGCAATGGTGCGGTGATCAAGTTTACCGGGCCGGGCAGCTACGAGTTCTACGCCCAGCCAATGACCGCCGACAGCAAGCCGGTGGCCACGGGCACCTTCACTGCGCCGGCCTTGACGGTGGCTGGTGTGACCTACCAGGTCTCTGGCGCGCCGCAGGCGGGTGACCAGTTCGCGGTCACGGCCAACACCCACCAGAACCAGAACGTGCTGGAAACCCTCAGCCAGTTGCGCGCGGCGCTGGATACGCCGGTGACCGGTACTGGCCAGGCCAACGCCTTGAAGGATTCTGTGGCGTCGGCAATCGCCAACCTAGCCAGCGCCCGTGAGCAAGTTGATATCACTCGCGGTTCGATCGGTGCCCGTGGCAACTCGCTGGAGATCCAGCGCCAGGAGAACACCAGCCTGGGCCTGGCCAACAAGACCACCCAGAACGCCATCGGCAACACCGACATGTCTCAGGCGGCCATCACCCTGACCCTGCAGCAGGCCATGCTGGAGGCCTCGCAGCTGGCCTTCTCGCGTATTTCGCAGCTGAGCCTGTTCAACAAGCTCTGA
- the flgK gene encoding flagellar hook-associated protein FlgK: MSSLISIGLSGLSASQAALSVTSNNIANAATSGYSRQQTIQAAGPSHNIGAGFLGTGTTLSDVRRIYSAYLDNQLQTATSLQADSVAFQDQITSVDKLLADRDTGISSVLTAFFSALQTAAAKPGDVASRQLLLTQAQTLSNRFNAVSTQLNQQNEVINSQLDTLAGQVNKLSGSIAEYNKQIAAASATGNTPNSLLDARNEAVRQLNELVGVTVQERDGNYDVYLGSGQSLVTGNKANTLSVQPGVADKSQASLRINYESFSSDVTSVITGGAIGGLLRYRQDVLTPSMNELGRVALVVADSINSQLGQGLDANGQFGSSLFSSINSATAIAQRSLASSNNSSGSGNLDVTIADSGKLTTYDYEVKFTSANQYSVRRSDGTDMGTFDLSADPAPVIDGFSLSLNGGGLAAGDSFKVIPTRAAAGSITTTLTDANKLAFAGPISAAAGSGNSGTGTITQPTLGESLDIYGGADTALIQQSIRDSMPVRVVFDAASGGSQGYKLYDAKGTPIGTGSVVPGTDNKLSVAVPMLDAAGNPILDGSGNPRSFTVETTIGGSPAANDSFTLSFNADGKADNRNATALLGLQTKSTVNTGSGGGTSFTSAYASLVERVGAKANQATIDTTATQAVLKSATESRSAVSGVNLDDEAASLVKFQHYYTASSQIIKAAQETFSTLINAL; this comes from the coding sequence ATGTCGAGCCTGATTTCGATCGGCCTGAGTGGCCTGAGTGCCAGCCAGGCGGCATTGTCGGTTACCAGTAACAACATCGCCAACGCCGCAACCAGTGGCTATTCGCGCCAGCAGACAATCCAGGCCGCGGGCCCGTCGCACAATATCGGCGCGGGCTTCCTGGGTACCGGTACCACGCTGTCGGACGTGCGCCGCATCTACAGCGCCTACCTGGACAACCAGCTGCAGACGGCCACCTCGCTGCAGGCCGACTCGGTCGCCTTCCAGGACCAGATCACCAGCGTCGACAAGCTGCTGGCCGACCGTGATACCGGCATCAGCTCGGTCCTTACCGCATTCTTCTCGGCCCTGCAGACCGCAGCGGCCAAACCCGGTGATGTTGCCTCGCGGCAGCTGCTGCTGACCCAGGCGCAGACCTTGAGCAACCGCTTCAACGCGGTGTCTACCCAGCTGAACCAGCAGAACGAGGTGATCAACTCCCAGCTCGATACGCTGGCCGGGCAGGTCAACAAGCTCAGCGGCAGCATCGCCGAGTACAACAAGCAGATCGCCGCGGCCAGTGCCACCGGCAACACCCCCAACAGCCTGCTGGATGCGCGCAACGAAGCCGTGCGTCAGCTCAACGAGCTGGTTGGTGTGACGGTGCAGGAGCGTGATGGCAACTACGACGTCTACCTGGGCAGTGGCCAGTCGCTGGTCACCGGCAACAAGGCCAACACCCTGTCGGTGCAGCCGGGTGTTGCCGACAAGAGCCAGGCCAGCCTGCGCATCAACTACGAGTCGTTCAGTTCCGACGTGACCTCGGTGATTACCGGTGGCGCCATCGGTGGCCTGTTGCGCTATCGCCAGGACGTGCTGACGCCGTCGATGAACGAGCTTGGCCGTGTCGCCCTGGTGGTGGCCGACAGCATCAACAGCCAGCTGGGCCAGGGCCTGGATGCCAATGGCCAGTTCGGCAGCTCGCTGTTCTCCAGCATCAATAGCGCTACCGCCATTGCTCAGCGCAGCCTGGCCTCGTCGAACAACAGCTCCGGCTCTGGCAACCTCGACGTGACCATTGCCGACAGTGGCAAGCTCACCACGTACGACTACGAGGTGAAGTTCACCAGCGCCAACCAGTACAGCGTGCGCCGCTCCGACGGCACCGACATGGGCACCTTCGACCTCAGCGCCGACCCGGCGCCGGTGATCGACGGCTTCAGCCTGTCGCTCAATGGTGGTGGCCTGGCGGCGGGGGACAGCTTCAAGGTGATCCCCACGCGCGCCGCAGCAGGCAGCATCACCACCACCCTCACCGATGCCAACAAGCTGGCGTTCGCCGGGCCGATCAGTGCCGCGGCGGGTAGTGGCAACAGTGGTACTGGCACCATCACCCAGCCGACCCTGGGCGAGTCGCTGGACATCTACGGTGGCGCCGATACTGCGTTGATCCAGCAATCGATTCGCGACTCGATGCCGGTGCGCGTGGTGTTCGACGCAGCCAGTGGCGGCTCCCAGGGCTACAAGCTGTACGATGCCAAGGGAACCCCGATCGGCACCGGCAGCGTGGTGCCAGGTACCGACAACAAGCTGTCGGTGGCCGTGCCGATGCTCGATGCCGCTGGCAACCCGATTCTCGATGGCAGTGGCAACCCGCGTTCCTTTACGGTCGAGACCACCATCGGTGGCAGCCCGGCGGCCAACGACAGCTTCACCCTGTCGTTCAATGCCGACGGCAAGGCCGACAACCGCAATGCCACGGCGCTGCTGGGCCTGCAGACCAAATCTACAGTGAACACCGGCTCCGGCGGCGGTACCAGCTTCACTTCGGCCTATGCCTCGCTGGTCGAGCGCGTTGGGGCCAAGGCCAACCAGGCCACCATCGACACCACGGCGACCCAGGCGGTGCTCAAGTCCGCCACCGAAAGCCGCAGCGCGGTGTCCGGGGTGAACCTGGATGACGAGGCGGCCAGCCTGGTGAAGTTCCAGCATTACTACACGGCGTCGTCGCAGATCATCAAGGCGGCGCAAGAAACCTTCAGCACCCTGATCAATGCCTTGTAA
- the flgJ gene encoding flagellar assembly peptidoglycan hydrolase FlgJ, producing the protein MNSKSLVSSSVDSGAYTDLNRLSALKHGDRDSDANVRKVAQEFESLFISEMLKASRKASDVLADDNPMNTETVKQYRDMYDQQLAVSMSREGGGIGLQDVLVRQLTKGRSTSINTSPFPRAEGSGPALWGNKVAEPVHAADSASARNDVAALNARRLALPSKLTDRLLAGIVPSAASTNSAAVPARDGQQVAQAFAVPDNGLRILGRAVAQPPLAPNKAFADSDEFVATMLPMAEQAAKRIGIDPRYLVAQAALETGWGKSVMRNTDGSSSHNLFGIKATGNWQGEQARAITSEFRDGQFVKETAAFRSYDSYQDSFHDLVSLLQSNSRYQDALASADNPEQFARELQKAGYATDPGYAKKIISIARQMQATPQYAMAGRTTNL; encoded by the coding sequence ATGAACAGCAAAAGCCTGGTTTCCAGTAGCGTCGACAGCGGCGCCTACACCGACCTCAACCGCCTGAGCGCGCTCAAGCATGGCGACCGCGACAGCGATGCCAACGTGCGCAAGGTAGCCCAGGAGTTCGAATCGCTGTTCATCAGCGAAATGCTCAAGGCCTCGCGCAAGGCCAGCGACGTGCTGGCCGACGACAACCCGATGAACACCGAAACGGTGAAGCAGTACCGTGACATGTACGACCAGCAGCTGGCCGTTAGCATGTCCCGCGAAGGTGGCGGTATCGGCCTGCAGGACGTGCTGGTGCGCCAGCTGACCAAGGGTCGCAGCACATCCATCAACACCAGCCCGTTCCCGCGGGCCGAGGGCAGTGGCCCGGCGTTGTGGGGCAACAAGGTGGCCGAGCCGGTGCATGCCGCCGATTCGGCATCTGCCCGCAACGACGTTGCCGCGCTCAACGCGCGGCGCCTGGCGTTGCCGAGCAAGCTCACCGACCGCCTGCTTGCCGGCATCGTGCCGTCTGCGGCCAGTACCAACAGCGCTGCCGTACCGGCCCGTGACGGCCAGCAGGTAGCCCAGGCGTTCGCCGTGCCGGACAACGGTCTGCGCATCCTCGGCCGCGCCGTGGCCCAGCCGCCACTGGCACCGAACAAGGCGTTCGCCGACAGTGACGAATTCGTCGCCACCATGCTGCCGATGGCCGAACAGGCCGCCAAACGCATTGGTATCGATCCGCGCTACCTGGTAGCCCAGGCCGCGCTGGAAACCGGCTGGGGCAAATCGGTCATGCGCAACACCGATGGCAGCAGCAGCCACAACCTGTTCGGCATCAAGGCCACCGGTAACTGGCAGGGCGAGCAGGCGCGAGCGATCACCAGCGAGTTCCGTGATGGCCAGTTCGTCAAGGAAACGGCGGCGTTCCGCAGCTACGACTCGTACCAGGACAGCTTCCACGACCTGGTAAGCCTGTTGCAGAGCAATTCCCGCTATCAAGATGCACTGGCTTCGGCCGATAACCCTGAGCAGTTTGCAAGAGAGCTGCAAAAGGCAGGTTATGCGACCGACCCGGGCTATGCGAAGAAAATCATCAGCATCGCCCGGCAAATGCAAGCAACCCCGCAATACGCCATGGCTGGCAGAACCACGAATCTATAA
- a CDS encoding flagellar basal body P-ring protein FlgI has product MTMFNVRQLIAATLLLSCAFGAQAERLKDIASISGVRSNQLIGYGLVVGLNGTGDQTTQTPFTLQTFNNMLSQFGIKVPAGSGNVQLKNVAAVSVHADLPAFAKPGQVVDITVSSIGNSKSLRGGSLLMTPLKGIDGNVYAVAQGNLVVGGFDAEGRDGSKITVNVPSAGRIPGGATVERAVPSGFNQGNSLTLNLNRPDFTTAKRIVDKVNDLLGPGVAQAVDGGSVRVTAPMDPSQRVDYLSILENLEIDPGQAVAKVIINSRTGTIVIGQNVKVSPAAVTHGSLTVTITEDPIVSQPGPFSNGQTAVVPRSRVNAEQEAKPMFKFGPGTTLDEIVRAVNQVGAAPSDLMAILEALKQAGALQADLIVI; this is encoded by the coding sequence ATGACCATGTTCAACGTGAGGCAGCTGATTGCCGCAACCCTGCTCCTGTCCTGTGCCTTCGGCGCCCAGGCCGAGCGCCTGAAGGACATTGCCAGCATTTCTGGCGTGCGCTCCAACCAGCTGATCGGTTACGGCCTGGTGGTGGGGCTCAATGGTACCGGTGACCAGACCACCCAGACGCCGTTTACCCTGCAAACCTTCAACAACATGCTGTCGCAGTTCGGCATCAAGGTGCCGGCCGGCTCCGGCAACGTGCAGCTGAAAAACGTCGCGGCCGTGTCGGTGCATGCCGACCTGCCGGCGTTCGCCAAGCCAGGCCAGGTGGTGGACATTACCGTGTCCTCGATCGGTAACTCCAAGAGCCTGCGCGGCGGCAGCCTGCTGATGACCCCGCTCAAAGGTATCGACGGCAACGTCTATGCCGTGGCCCAGGGCAACCTGGTGGTGGGCGGCTTCGATGCCGAGGGCCGTGATGGTTCGAAGATCACCGTCAACGTTCCGTCGGCCGGTCGTATCCCTGGTGGTGCAACCGTCGAACGTGCAGTACCAAGCGGCTTCAACCAGGGCAACAGCCTGACCCTGAACCTGAACCGCCCCGACTTCACCACCGCCAAGCGCATCGTCGACAAGGTCAACGACCTGCTCGGCCCAGGCGTGGCCCAGGCCGTGGACGGCGGTTCGGTGCGGGTTACTGCGCCGATGGACCCGAGCCAGCGGGTGGACTACCTGTCGATCCTCGAGAACCTCGAGATTGACCCGGGCCAGGCGGTGGCCAAGGTCATCATCAACTCGCGTACCGGCACCATCGTCATCGGCCAGAACGTCAAGGTGTCGCCGGCCGCGGTGACTCACGGCAGCCTGACCGTGACCATTACCGAAGACCCGATCGTCAGCCAGCCGGGGCCGTTCTCCAACGGCCAGACCGCCGTTGTACCGCGCTCGCGGGTCAACGCCGAGCAGGAGGCCAAGCCGATGTTCAAGTTTGGCCCGGGCACCACCCTGGATGAAATCGTCCGTGCGGTGAACCAGGTGGGCGCAGCGCCCAGCGACCTGATGGCCATCCTCGAAGCCCTGAAACAGGCCGGCGCCTTGCAGGCCGACCTGATCGTGATCTGA
- the flgH gene encoding flagellar basal body L-ring protein FlgH, with the protein MNRLLSVFALGGAVLLAGCVAPTPKPNDPYYAPVLPRTPLPAAANNGSIYQAGFEQNLYSDRKAFRVGDIITITLNERTSASKNAGSQIQKNSNANIGLTSLFGSTPSTNNPFGGGDLSLEAGYSGERATKGDSKATQGNTLTGSITVTVAEVLPNGIIAVRGEKWLTLNTGEELVRIAGMIRADDIATDNTVPSTRVADARITYSGTGSFADASQPGWLDRFFISPLWPF; encoded by the coding sequence ATGAATCGTCTGTTGTCCGTTTTCGCCCTGGGGGGGGCGGTGTTGCTGGCAGGTTGCGTCGCGCCGACGCCCAAGCCCAACGACCCGTACTACGCGCCGGTACTGCCGCGCACCCCGTTGCCGGCAGCGGCCAACAACGGTTCGATCTACCAGGCCGGTTTCGAGCAGAACCTGTACAGCGACCGCAAGGCGTTCCGGGTGGGTGACATCATCACCATCACCCTCAACGAGCGCACCTCGGCCAGCAAGAACGCCGGCTCGCAGATCCAGAAGAACAGCAACGCCAATATCGGCCTGACCTCGTTGTTCGGCAGCACGCCGAGCACCAACAACCCGTTCGGCGGCGGTGACCTGTCGCTGGAGGCCGGCTACAGCGGCGAGCGTGCCACCAAGGGCGACAGCAAGGCCACCCAGGGCAACACCCTGACCGGCTCCATCACCGTGACCGTGGCCGAAGTGCTGCCCAACGGCATCATCGCCGTGCGCGGCGAGAAGTGGCTGACCCTGAACACTGGCGAAGAGCTGGTGCGCATTGCCGGCATGATCCGCGCCGACGACATCGCCACCGACAACACCGTGCCGTCCACCCGTGTGGCCGACGCGCGCATCACCTATTCCGGTACCGGCTCGTTCGCCGATGCCAGCCAGCCCGGGTGGCTGGACCGCTTCTTCATCAGCCCGCTTTGGCCTTTCTGA
- the flgG gene encoding flagellar basal-body rod protein FlgG: protein MLPALWVAKTGLSAQDTNLTVISNNLANVSTTGFKRDRAEFADLLYQIKRQPGAQSTQDSELPSGLQVGTGVRIVGTQKSFVAGSLQTTENPLDMAVNGRGFFQILQPDGTVSYTRDGTFHLNSDGQIVTANGYALEPAIVVPNDAQTFTVGQDGTVSITTAGNPAAQVIGNIQTADFINPAGLQAIGDNLFLETAASGAPQVGTPGLNGFGTTLQQTLENSNVSTVEELVNMITTQRAYEMNSKVISTADQMLSFVTQQL from the coding sequence ATGCTTCCGGCTCTTTGGGTCGCTAAAACCGGCCTGTCCGCCCAGGACACCAACCTGACGGTCATTTCCAACAACCTGGCCAACGTTTCGACCACCGGCTTCAAGCGTGATCGCGCCGAATTCGCGGACCTGCTCTATCAGATCAAGCGTCAGCCTGGCGCTCAGTCGACCCAGGACAGCGAACTGCCTTCGGGCCTGCAGGTCGGTACCGGTGTGCGTATTGTCGGCACCCAGAAAAGCTTCGTCGCCGGCAGCCTGCAAACCACCGAGAACCCGCTGGACATGGCGGTCAACGGCCGTGGTTTCTTCCAGATCCTGCAGCCGGACGGTACCGTTTCGTACACCCGTGACGGCACCTTCCACCTGAACTCCGACGGCCAGATCGTCACCGCCAATGGCTATGCCCTGGAGCCTGCCATCGTCGTGCCGAACGACGCGCAGACCTTCACCGTCGGCCAGGACGGCACCGTGTCGATCACCACCGCCGGCAACCCGGCTGCACAGGTGATCGGCAACATCCAGACCGCCGACTTCATTAACCCTGCCGGCCTGCAGGCGATCGGTGACAACCTGTTCCTCGAGACCGCTGCCAGTGGTGCGCCGCAAGTCGGCACCCCGGGCCTGAACGGTTTCGGCACCACCCTGCAGCAGACCCTGGAAAACTCCAACGTCAGCACCGTGGAAGAGTTGGTGAACATGATCACCACCCAACGTGCCTATGAGATGAACTCCAAGGTCATTTCCACCGCTGACCAGATGCTGTCGTTCGTTACTCAGCAGCTCTGA
- the flgF gene encoding flagellar basal-body rod protein FlgF, translated as MDKLLYVAMTGASQNALAQKAHANNLANISTNGFQRDLEQARSMPVFGDSFPSRAFAMTERPATDFSEGPMVETGRDLDVAVTGKGFIAVQAPDGSEAYVRTGSLNIDALGVLRAGNGMPVIGNGGPIAIPPEQKVEVGADGTISIRSMGEDPRVMAEVDRIKLVNPDTQGLTKGLDGLIHTRDGQPAAADVNVRVVSGFLEGSNVNAVEEMTSVLALSRQFELHVKMMNAAKEGDEAMARVLQIG; from the coding sequence GTGGACAAGTTGCTTTATGTGGCCATGACCGGCGCCAGCCAGAACGCGCTGGCGCAGAAGGCCCACGCCAACAACCTGGCGAACATTTCCACCAACGGTTTCCAGCGTGACCTGGAGCAAGCGCGCTCGATGCCGGTGTTCGGCGACAGCTTTCCGTCGCGTGCCTTTGCCATGACCGAGCGCCCGGCCACCGACTTCAGTGAAGGGCCGATGGTCGAGACCGGTCGTGACCTGGATGTGGCGGTGACCGGAAAGGGGTTCATTGCCGTGCAGGCACCCGACGGCAGCGAAGCCTATGTGCGTACCGGCAGCCTGAACATCGATGCCTTGGGCGTGCTGCGTGCCGGCAACGGCATGCCGGTGATCGGTAACGGTGGCCCGATTGCCATTCCGCCGGAGCAGAAGGTAGAGGTGGGGGCTGACGGCACCATCAGCATTCGCTCCATGGGTGAAGACCCGCGGGTAATGGCCGAGGTCGACCGCATCAAGCTGGTCAATCCGGACACCCAAGGGCTGACCAAGGGCCTGGATGGCCTGATCCATACCCGCGACGGCCAGCCGGCCGCCGCCGACGTCAATGTGCGGGTGGTGTCGGGTTTCCTGGAGGGCAGTAACGTCAATGCCGTGGAAGAAATGACCTCGGTGCTGGCGCTGTCCCGCCAGTTCGAACTGCACGTCAAGATGATGAACGCGGCCAAGGAAGGCGACGAAGCCATGGCTCGGGTTTTGCAAATCGGCTAA
- the flgE gene encoding flagellar hook protein FlgE gives MSFNIGLSGLYAANKALNVTGNNIANVATTGFKSSRAEFADQYSNSIRGTSAGKNVVGTGVKTAAVSQMFTPGNINGTGQALDMAIDGNGFFVMNDNGSKIYTRAGAFYSDKEGYVVNASGSNLQGYAVGPDGKIIQGVLTNLQIDTSNLTPNPTGKISENVNLNSSATAPAVTPFDPANTGSYNYTFNTDVYDSQGNAHQLNQYFVKDAASNSWTMYTTIDGRNPADPTSTTPLANKLPFKSDGTLDTAAMTAGPVAGGMTIAADKTFTLDNWIPAQKNAAGVWSPNGATANLAGVNLDMLGTTQYNAASATTAKSQDGFATGELSGLTIDQSGLMFANFTNGQDKVIGQVAIANFANLQGLTPVGGTSWKESYASGVPVIGAPDTGTLGQISGGALEDSNVDLTGELVNLIKAQSNYQANAKTISTESTIMQTIIQMT, from the coding sequence ATGTCTTTCAATATCGGCCTTAGCGGCCTCTATGCAGCAAACAAGGCCCTGAACGTTACCGGCAACAACATTGCCAACGTTGCCACCACCGGCTTCAAGTCGTCGCGTGCCGAGTTCGCCGACCAGTATTCCAACTCCATTCGTGGTACCAGTGCCGGCAAGAACGTTGTGGGTACTGGCGTCAAGACTGCTGCTGTGTCGCAGATGTTCACTCCGGGCAACATCAATGGCACTGGCCAGGCGCTGGATATGGCCATCGACGGCAATGGCTTCTTCGTGATGAACGACAACGGCTCGAAAATCTACACCCGTGCCGGTGCCTTCTACAGCGACAAGGAAGGTTATGTGGTGAACGCTTCCGGCTCCAACCTGCAGGGTTACGCAGTGGGTCCGGATGGCAAGATCATCCAGGGTGTGCTGACCAACCTGCAGATCGATACCTCGAACCTGACGCCGAATCCGACCGGCAAGATCTCCGAGAATGTCAACCTGAACTCCAGCGCCACCGCACCGGCCGTGACGCCGTTCGACCCCGCCAATACCGGCAGCTACAACTACACGTTCAACACCGATGTGTATGACAGCCAGGGCAACGCGCATCAGTTGAACCAGTACTTCGTCAAGGATGCGGCCAGCAATTCGTGGACCATGTACACCACCATCGATGGTCGCAACCCTGCAGACCCGACCTCGACCACGCCGCTGGCCAACAAGCTGCCGTTCAAGTCTGACGGCACTCTGGACACTGCGGCCATGACCGCGGGCCCGGTAGCCGGTGGCATGACCATCGCCGCCGACAAGACCTTCACCCTCGATAACTGGATTCCGGCGCAGAAGAACGCTGCCGGTGTATGGAGCCCGAACGGCGCCACTGCCAACCTGGCCGGGGTGAACCTGGACATGCTGGGCACCACTCAGTACAACGCAGCGAGCGCTACCACGGCCAAAAGCCAGGACGGCTTTGCCACTGGTGAGCTGTCGGGGCTGACCATCGACCAGAGTGGCTTGATGTTCGCCAACTTCACCAATGGCCAGGACAAGGTGATTGGCCAGGTGGCCATCGCCAACTTCGCCAACCTGCAGGGCCTGACCCCGGTGGGTGGTACCTCCTGGAAAGAGTCCTACGCCTCGGGCGTACCGGTGATCGGTGCTCCGGATACCGGCACCCTGGGTCAGATCAGCGGCGGGGCGCTGGAGGATTCCAACGTCGACCTGACCGGCGAGCTGGTCAACCTGATCAAGGCGCAGAGCAACTACCAGGCCAACGCCAAGACCATCTCTACCGAAAGCACCATCATGCAGACCATCATCCAGATGACCTGA